GCTGCACAACCATGTGGGGCCGCAGTTGTTGTGTTTTGCACATCATAACATGCCACATTTTCAATAGCAGCCAGAAGGGTGAAATATCTAAAATCCTTGCTATTGGACATATCCATCTAGGTATTTCCTGGATATTTCCATTTCTACCCAAGCATGACTGTATCAcctttttaagatgtttttgaacatttcacaacctTCTGAATATTAAACTGCTCCTCTTTCAACTTTTTGGAAAGTGTCGCAGACACTCCATGTatgcatatttacaaaaaaaaaacatgaagcatGAAGTAGATTGAACATTTTATGTGTTGTTTTGTACTGCTTTCATTTAAATGCAGATGaaagtgcatttacatataactgctttctgtttttatttgtattgtacCTACTGTCACCACTTTTTTGGACTTGGGGTTGCACATACTGTCAATTTGTGCTGCTAAACACGTTGTGTATTGTGGTACAGATCATTTCCCCACTTCCCCATGTAAAGATAATGCCTCCCAAATTGTACTACAGTAATACAAACTCTTTGAGAACTTCATAATAGCTCATGCAGCATTATGAATTTGTTTCAGTTCTGTttaatgctatatatatatatatatatatatatatatatatatgtatgtattgtgtCTTTTTGGCAGCCGTGATGAAATGGCTAAGAAGGACCTTCCAGCAGTGATAAACTTCATCACAAAAACCACAAAGCAGGATAAGATCTTCTATGTTGGCCATTCTCAGGGTACCACTATAGGTAAAGTACTGAGATCTCACCTATGACACTTTTAATTCATAATAAGTTTAGTTCACTGTTATGTAACAGCTATGGGATGTCGTTTAGCATTGGTCGTATTTAAATGGTTGATGGGTTAATGTCTGTCTACAATCACTGAGAATATACTGTACAACTAATGCAtgacttcatttttttcagctttcatGGCATTTTCCACAATGCCAGAGCTGGCTAGCAAAATCAAGATGTTTTTCGCTCTGGCCCCTGTAGCCACTGTAGCCTTCACAAGCAGTCCAATTACCAAACTAAGCATCCTTCCAGAACCATTGATTTGGGTGAGAAAGAGCAGTTTGATAAACACATGacatcacatacacattcaGCACCAATGCACTTGCATTCATCTGTTTCTCAAGTCGCTCAAATTGtaagcacttttttttcttcaattctCTCTTCAGAATCTCTTTGGACAGAAAagcttttttcctcaaaataaactCCTCAAATTTTTTGCAACAAAATTCTGCAGCAAGAAACTGGTTAATGTGTTGTGTCGAAACATAATGTTCCGCCTGTTTAACTTTGACAAGAAGAACCTAAACATGGTAAGTTGTTGAATTATTGTCTTCCTCTAGTCCAGGAATAATTTTGAATTCTATATTAGCATTTTGTTACATTCTAACATTTTTAATCAGCATTTTCCACCTTTCCAAATATCTCATATCTGGTTCTTTCTCATATCAGACGAGAATACCTatgtacatcacacacactccagcTGGAACATCTGTGCAGAACATGGTGCACTGGACTCAGGTACGCAGCTTACAAAACGtttggacagtatgtgaaatgcaaataaaaacagaaagcagtgaccTGTAAATCCACattcaattttatttaaataaaaacaggacaaAGACAAGATGTGTAATAAAATGCAGGGATGAACTGAGGTTTAGCACTTAAcaccaaaaatgcatcagcaaaatatacagcagttaaaaaaaacattaatcaaCCAGAGATTGCagggattttaggtatttcacccaatacagtgcataatatcatcaaacgattcagggaatctggagaaatctcggAAATTTGCCAGGATGAAAACCACAATAAAAGAGTAAGAATGAAAATTGCAATATCTGACCTTCAATCCATCAgatgacactgcattaaaaatcagCGCCCTTCTGTGATAGGTattactgcatgggctcaggagcatTTTGTCAAATTACTATTATAATTACTATTACAAATTACTATTATAAAAACTGTTTGTCACTGTgttcacaaatgcaagttaagattGTACTATGCACAGTGCACAGTGTGTAAATATGTCAACCTTTCAGACTGTTTATAGAAATGAACGTTGTGTTCTCttggccaaagaagaaaaggaccacaCAGATTGTTAGCgatgtaaagttcaaaagtcaggcTCTGTCATGGCACAGGGGTGAATTTGTAGGTaacttgcatatctgtgaaTGCATCTTAAACATTGAGCACATTTTTGAGccacatatgctgccttctcgACAACGTATTTTTCAGGGATGACcatgtttatttcaacataacagTACCAAACCActttctgcacatgttacaacagcatgactgcataatcagagagtgcTGGTGCcaaactggcctgtctgcagtccagaactgaCTCCTACTGAACAGTTTTGCACattattaagctcaaaatacaaCAAGGATGGCCCATATGGCTGCTCAGTTTGTACTCTAAGCAGATATTGACATGGAGTACTCATGGAGAGTTCTGTTAACAGGCTTTGAAAAGTGGGAAACTACTGGCATACAACTACGGAGCACTTGGAAATTTGGTTCATTACAAGCAGGTAAGATTACTTTatagaattttttaaatattcattatgTTTTAGACATCTTCCatcatttctcttttctcctgctAGTTTACCCCTCCTCAGTACAATGTGAAGGACATGAAGGTGCCCACAGTGCTGTGGTCAGGAGGGCAAGACGTCCTGGCAAATCCAAGAGATATTGCAATGCTGCTCACACAGATTCCTAACCTGGTGCACCATCACCGCATCGAGCACTGGGGACACCTGGACTTCATCTGGGGTCTGGATGCTCCACACATGATGTATAATGAACTGATCAAGCTGATGAGGAAGGATGTGTGATCATTTCCTTTTCACTCTCTGTAATTGTGCTAAAAACTTGCTGCTTTTAAACTATAAAACAACCACCAGCATATAAGTTTGCATTCCATTATGCGGGCAccagaaaataaaatcaaaggGCCATGTAGCAATTTTGCTGTACTTGAATACAACATGACTACACGGCCCATCAGTGAGCTCATCAAAGTTGCCTTTTTTGAAAGGATCGGTTAAATTACTTTGT
This portion of the Pygocentrus nattereri isolate fPygNat1 chromosome 13, fPygNat1.pri, whole genome shotgun sequence genome encodes:
- the LOC108431969 gene encoding lysosomal acid lipase/cholesteryl ester hydrolase-like; this translates as MVWLLLSLGLLAPELAQGWLFSRKRLDPEVNMNISEIIGHWGYPAEEFEVVTDDGYILSINRIPHGVNNTALQDPKPVVFLQHGLLAAGSNWVSNLPSNSLGFLLADTGFDVWLGNSRGNTWSRKHVSLSPKQNQYWKFSRDEMAKKDLPAVINFITKTTKQDKIFYVGHSQGTTIAFMAFSTMPELASKIKMFFALAPVATVAFTSSPITKLSILPEPLIWNLFGQKSFFPQNKLLKFFATKFCSKKLVNVLCRNIMFRLFNFDKKNLNMTRIPMYITHTPAGTSVQNMVHWTQALKSGKLLAYNYGALGNLVHYKQFTPPQYNVKDMKVPTVLWSGGQDVLANPRDIAMLLTQIPNLVHHHRIEHWGHLDFIWGLDAPHMMYNELIKLMRKDV